gagaataatccggtgcgggaatggatggaatatggtcGATCTAACCGcgctccagttctggacgaggatgatgatgacggagACGTCCCTCTCCCGTCTCATATTGTCAGGGATCAAATAAACCTCTCAGATCTACGTGACACTACGGGGGATGCTTgcatcagcgattgggcacgtagacatgtgggtgacactcacctagggaagaggaAATTCCAGAGGGGGCATACGAAGGGTGACTCGAAGCgtcaaaaacaaaaaggaaaagcaaCAGCAAAATCAGTGAACAGCGACACGTCCACAGATGATGGCGATGGTGAGCGTAGTCCACCGTATCAAGAGACTGGGGATAGCAGCTCCGCTGGTGATGGTGACGGTAGTGACGGtgcagatgctgctgctggtggtggtggtggtggtagtggtggtggtatTCCCattcgtttcacaggtatacattgcacCTATATATGCACACTTGTTTCTGATTATGAGTACTAATTATTATATATGGTtaattgcaggggagactcagttc
This genomic interval from Panicum virgatum strain AP13 chromosome 8K, P.virgatum_v5, whole genome shotgun sequence contains the following:
- the LOC120643394 gene encoding uncharacterized protein LOC120643394 yields the protein MEYGRSNRAPVLDEDDDDGDVPLPSHIVRDQINLSDLRDTTGDACISDWARRHVGDTHLGKRKFQRGHTKGDSKRQKQKGKATAKSVNSDTSTDDGDGERSPPYQETGDSSSAGDGDGSDGADAAAGGGGGGSGGGIPIRFTGETQFTHATQDPDHGAPESPRRTVGPTDNDTPQYSSSSYSDSRHSFHYPIPDISMEPQTRWVYEWEDPHFYTMLVQEWETTSAWTGQSWQDYKAELLRVRGLNVMSIAEYQMASRMGVFPFLR